A genomic segment from Bacillus cereus G9842 encodes:
- the cydC gene encoding thiol reductant ABC exporter subunit CydC — protein sequence MSNWVKPYIKQNKGRMTLTIFLGLLGVSSGAMLLFISGYLISKSALRPENVMAVYVPIVATRAFSIGQAVFHYIERLVGHDVVLRILEKMRTKLYRIVEPQALFFRSRFQTGDMLGVLSEDIEHLQNLYLRTIFPSILALVVYSIFVLVIGAFDLVFALIVGCMLAIIVFLLPFVSLLLTKKHHVTLKQGRSRLYQQLTDAVFGLSDWQASGRKGEFINEYVKQNDQLLKIEKRVKRWYHIRDSIIQSVVGIVVISMIIWTGNEAASEQIAPTVIAAFVLMTLSVTNALIPIADAIDRIPSYVESTHRLNGVESDIVLHDKMDLYGDNDYVEPRHVDIELNHVSYSYPDSNEIVLKDVSLQIKAGKKIAILGRSGTGKSTLLKLLTGALSPVNGQVVLNGERAHTNLLSKYISVLNQKPHLFDTTIGNNVRIGKPEATDEEIWKALEKVQLASHITSLPDGLQTKMHEMGKRFSGGERQRVAFARTLMQETPIIVLDEPTIGLDPKTELSLIETMFSATEEKTVIWITHHLVGIEHVDEVIFLDRGQIVMQGSHKQLLKENEKYRKLYELDKGI from the coding sequence ATGAGTAACTGGGTTAAACCTTATATAAAACAAAATAAAGGTAGAATGACTTTAACTATTTTCCTTGGTCTTCTTGGAGTTAGTTCAGGAGCGATGTTACTTTTTATTTCAGGTTATTTAATCTCAAAATCTGCCCTTAGACCAGAAAATGTAATGGCTGTATATGTTCCTATTGTTGCAACAAGAGCGTTTAGTATAGGGCAAGCTGTGTTTCATTATATAGAGCGCTTAGTCGGACATGATGTCGTACTACGTATATTAGAAAAAATGAGAACGAAGCTATATAGAATAGTAGAACCACAGGCGTTATTTTTCCGTTCTCGATTTCAAACGGGTGATATGTTAGGAGTGTTATCCGAAGATATAGAGCATTTGCAAAACCTATATTTACGTACAATATTTCCTAGTATATTAGCGCTAGTTGTTTATAGTATCTTCGTACTTGTTATCGGTGCATTTGACCTTGTGTTTGCACTTATTGTAGGTTGTATGTTAGCTATTATCGTGTTTCTTCTTCCATTTGTATCATTACTTTTGACGAAGAAACACCATGTTACTTTAAAGCAAGGCAGAAGCCGTTTGTATCAACAACTGACGGATGCTGTTTTTGGATTATCTGATTGGCAGGCAAGTGGTCGTAAAGGTGAATTTATTAATGAGTATGTAAAACAAAATGATCAGTTGTTAAAAATCGAAAAGAGAGTGAAACGCTGGTATCATATTCGGGACAGTATCATTCAATCAGTAGTAGGTATTGTAGTTATTTCGATGATTATATGGACTGGAAATGAAGCGGCAAGTGAGCAAATTGCTCCTACAGTTATCGCAGCTTTCGTATTAATGACTTTATCTGTAACGAATGCGCTTATTCCTATTGCAGATGCCATCGATCGAATCCCGTCGTATGTAGAATCTACCCATCGTCTTAATGGCGTAGAAAGTGATATTGTTTTACATGATAAAATGGATTTGTATGGAGATAATGATTACGTTGAACCAAGACATGTAGATATTGAACTGAATCACGTATCGTATAGTTATCCAGATAGTAATGAGATTGTATTAAAAGACGTATCATTACAAATAAAAGCAGGGAAGAAAATTGCTATTTTAGGCAGAAGTGGGACAGGGAAATCTACTTTACTAAAATTGTTAACAGGGGCGTTAAGCCCAGTAAACGGCCAAGTTGTATTGAATGGTGAACGAGCTCATACGAATCTTTTATCTAAATATATTTCTGTATTAAATCAAAAGCCCCATTTGTTTGATACGACAATTGGAAATAATGTACGAATTGGCAAACCAGAGGCGACGGATGAAGAGATATGGAAAGCTTTAGAGAAAGTACAATTAGCTTCACATATTACTTCTCTTCCGGACGGATTACAAACAAAAATGCATGAAATGGGAAAGCGGTTTTCTGGTGGTGAAAGACAAAGGGTTGCTTTTGCTAGAACTCTTATGCAAGAAACACCCATCATTGTACTTGATGAACCGACTATCGGTTTAGATCCGAAAACAGAATTGTCTTTAATTGAAACAATGTTTTCTGCAACGGAAGAAAAGACGGTTATTTGGATTACGCACCATCTTGTAGGAATAGAACATGTAGACGAAGTTATATTCCTTGATCGTGGCCAAATTGTCATGCAAGGTAGTCATAAACAACTTCTGAAAGAAAATGAAAAGTATCGTAAACTTTATGAGTTAGATAAAGGAATATGA
- a CDS encoding glycosyltransferase: MRNRIERIEEVVEQLPLVSVLIPTYNRPHYFEKALCSVLEQTYPNIEIIVGDDSTNDETEKVLQKYLCDHLNIIYIKNRSTLGQFENALMLFHEANGEYINFLMDDDIFHVNKIEKMMKYFFNDLDNEIKLVTSHRQVIDDKGKELRHIYSTVRLFEEDTIIEGIELGNKVIVDQKNYIGEPTTVLFRKNELQEPYGIFDKRRYLCNVDIASWLSLLSEGKAVYIAETLSYFRLHPDQQLNESNKIMDGLEDFSHSIIAGEKYGFLSNEKDLDKAITNFLDYARRIVPSSILYTLDYYQKIRGKKINIEKKKQHINNNSSLPKVSILIPAYNRPYYLELALNSALNQTYENIEIIISDDSTNNEVNVMIQPYLREYECITYVKNETPLVAENFNKCIELANGDYINFLLDDDLFHHEKIERMMKYFLALENISFVTSYRELIDENGEILPPSTLNMKIAKETTLFEGKELGNYMLKNLKNIVGEPTTVLFNRDLFEGKFGYFKGKAYSAINDIATWIDMMRKGKVVYIQEPLSYFRQHSGQNQKQMHFMLMTIEEWIELIIDAYNSGFLSSESEYKESLSYCLENAGFIVKDAVRNGEIDQIYNEKIKKGLHKLVAHMFEKEFCYCQYCNQQFEKFSPWPAHYDFPKYKFEMWNKDTGICPVCNSMDRERLYRTYIETETDLLNRNYTMLHIAPEAKLRDWFNEYKNITYVCGDLEPKDPLMKEIDVTRITYDSNTFDVILCSHVLEHVPDDDKAMRELYRVLKPNGWGIIQVPIVMNVDFIVENELIVTPQLRKLAFGQEDHVRIYNQSGFIQRLMNAGFKVELYNIAEKQGMKSARKFGLSETDMLYIVRK, translated from the coding sequence ATGAGAAATCGTATTGAAAGAATTGAAGAGGTCGTAGAGCAACTTCCGTTGGTAAGTGTGTTAATTCCTACGTATAATCGTCCTCACTACTTTGAAAAGGCGTTATGTAGTGTGTTAGAACAAACGTACCCTAATATAGAAATTATAGTTGGAGATGACAGCACGAATGACGAAACAGAAAAGGTGTTACAAAAATATTTATGTGATCATTTAAATATTATTTATATAAAAAACAGATCAACTCTCGGACAATTTGAAAATGCGCTAATGTTATTTCATGAAGCGAACGGTGAGTATATAAATTTTTTAATGGATGATGATATATTTCATGTGAATAAAATTGAAAAGATGATGAAGTATTTTTTCAATGATCTAGATAATGAAATTAAGCTAGTAACATCTCATCGTCAAGTAATTGATGATAAAGGGAAAGAACTACGACATATTTATTCAACTGTCCGTTTATTTGAAGAGGATACGATTATAGAGGGAATAGAATTAGGAAATAAGGTAATTGTGGATCAAAAAAATTATATTGGAGAACCAACAACAGTTTTATTTCGTAAAAATGAGTTACAAGAACCGTATGGGATTTTTGATAAGAGGCGGTATTTATGTAATGTAGATATAGCTTCATGGTTATCTTTATTAAGTGAAGGAAAAGCAGTATATATAGCAGAGACACTTAGTTACTTTCGATTACATCCAGATCAACAGTTAAATGAATCTAATAAAATAATGGATGGGTTAGAAGATTTTTCACACAGTATTATAGCGGGAGAAAAATATGGTTTCTTATCCAACGAAAAAGATTTAGACAAAGCGATAACTAATTTTCTAGATTATGCAAGAAGGATAGTTCCATCATCGATATTATATACATTAGACTATTACCAAAAAATTAGAGGAAAGAAAATAAATATAGAAAAGAAAAAACAGCATATAAATAATAATTCTTCTTTACCGAAAGTAAGTATACTTATTCCTGCATACAATAGACCTTATTACTTGGAATTAGCGCTCAACAGTGCTCTGAATCAAACATATGAAAATATAGAAATTATTATTTCTGACGACAGTACAAATAATGAAGTCAATGTTATGATTCAACCGTACTTACGTGAATATGAGTGTATTACATATGTTAAAAATGAAACGCCATTAGTTGCTGAAAACTTTAATAAGTGTATAGAACTTGCGAATGGGGATTATATAAACTTTTTATTAGATGATGACTTATTTCATCATGAAAAGATCGAGAGAATGATGAAATACTTTTTGGCATTAGAAAACATTTCATTTGTGACGTCATATCGTGAACTGATTGATGAGAATGGAGAGATATTACCACCTTCAACATTGAATATGAAAATCGCGAAAGAAACAACACTTTTTGAAGGAAAAGAATTAGGGAATTATATGTTAAAAAACTTAAAAAATATAGTTGGTGAGCCGACAACTGTTTTGTTTAATCGGGATTTGTTTGAAGGTAAGTTTGGGTATTTTAAAGGAAAGGCTTATTCTGCTATTAATGATATTGCAACTTGGATAGATATGATGAGAAAAGGAAAAGTAGTTTATATACAAGAACCTCTTAGTTATTTTAGACAACATAGTGGACAAAATCAAAAACAAATGCATTTTATGTTAATGACAATTGAAGAGTGGATTGAATTAATTATAGATGCATATAATAGTGGATTTTTAAGTTCTGAAAGTGAGTATAAAGAGAGTTTATCTTATTGTTTAGAAAATGCGGGATTTATAGTTAAGGATGCAGTAAGAAACGGCGAAATAGATCAAATTTATAATGAAAAGATAAAAAAAGGGTTACACAAATTAGTTGCTCACATGTTTGAGAAAGAATTCTGTTATTGTCAATATTGCAATCAACAATTTGAAAAATTTTCACCTTGGCCAGCACATTATGATTTTCCGAAATATAAATTTGAGATGTGGAATAAAGATACAGGGATATGTCCAGTTTGTAATTCGATGGATCGTGAAAGATTGTATCGTACATACATTGAAACGGAAACAGACTTGTTAAATAGAAACTATACTATGCTTCATATTGCACCTGAAGCGAAGTTAAGAGATTGGTTTAACGAGTATAAAAATATTACGTACGTATGTGGTGACTTAGAACCAAAGGATCCATTAATGAAGGAAATTGATGTTACAAGGATTACATATGATAGTAATACCTTTGATGTAATATTATGTAGCCATGTGTTAGAACACGTTCCTGATGATGACAAAGCAATGCGAGAGTTATATAGAGTGTTAAAGCCAAATGGATGGGGAATTATTCAAGTACCAATCGTAATGAATGTAGATTTTATTGTAGAGAATGAATTAATTGTAACACCACAATTGAGGAAATTAGCTTTTGGTCAAGAAGATCATGTGAGAATTTATAATCAATCGGGATTTATTCAACGATTAATGAATGCAGGATTTAAGGTGGAATTATATAACATAGCGGAAAAACAAGGAATGAAAAGTGCTAGGAAATTTGGATTATCTGAAACAGATATGCTCTATATTGTCCGAAAATGA
- a CDS encoding DegT/DnrJ/EryC1/StrS aminotransferase family protein, translating to MENIPFLRASTVPVIEYLDELKEIDTSHIYTNYGPINQRFEETIMSVFFQNRGAVTTVANATLGLMAAIQLKKRRKGKYALMPSFTFPATALAAIWCGLEPYFIDISIDDWYMDKTVLLDKIEELKEEVAIVVPYATFGSWMNLEEYEELEKKGIPVVVDAAPGFGLMNRGMHYGQDFSGMIVYSFHATKPFGIGEGGLIYSKNEEDIQRIKRMGNFGFDKNRECTMMGFNCKMSEYAAAIGIATIKKWDQKLKERTRISEWYKQLLQNTGLMKKGWKVQKTEAVIHQFMPIICPEEVRNIQVIEELKKQKIEARLYFSPSCHQQVLFRKYKSTDLTKTNKIAKRIVSLPLWEGMTKELVEQIVICLEQKVVLVDE from the coding sequence ATGGAGAATATTCCTTTTTTACGTGCTTCAACTGTACCTGTAATTGAGTATTTGGACGAATTGAAGGAAATTGATACATCTCACATATATACGAATTATGGACCTATAAATCAACGTTTTGAGGAAACAATTATGTCGGTATTTTTTCAAAACAGGGGAGCTGTTACAACAGTAGCAAACGCAACGTTAGGGTTAATGGCGGCTATTCAACTAAAGAAAAGAAGAAAGGGAAAGTATGCTCTCATGCCTAGCTTTACATTCCCTGCGACTGCCTTAGCCGCTATTTGGTGTGGATTGGAACCTTACTTTATTGATATTTCAATAGATGATTGGTATATGGATAAAACGGTACTTTTGGATAAGATAGAAGAATTAAAAGAAGAGGTTGCGATTGTTGTCCCGTACGCCACTTTTGGATCATGGATGAACTTAGAAGAATATGAAGAATTAGAGAAGAAGGGGATTCCGGTTGTCGTAGATGCGGCACCGGGATTTGGATTAATGAATAGAGGGATGCATTACGGTCAAGATTTTAGTGGAATGATCGTATATAGCTTTCATGCAACAAAGCCGTTCGGAATTGGTGAAGGAGGGCTCATATATAGTAAAAACGAAGAAGATATACAACGTATTAAAAGAATGGGGAATTTCGGATTTGATAAAAATCGTGAATGCACGATGATGGGGTTTAATTGTAAAATGTCTGAATACGCAGCAGCTATTGGGATTGCGACTATAAAAAAGTGGGATCAAAAATTAAAAGAACGCACCCGTATTTCTGAATGGTATAAACAGTTGTTACAAAATACTGGGTTAATGAAAAAAGGGTGGAAAGTCCAAAAGACAGAAGCAGTTATTCACCAATTTATGCCTATCATTTGTCCAGAAGAAGTTCGCAACATACAAGTAATAGAAGAACTGAAAAAACAGAAAATAGAAGCTAGATTATACTTTTCACCATCTTGCCACCAACAAGTTCTTTTTAGAAAATATAAGTCTACAGATTTAACAAAAACGAATAAAATAGCTAAACGAATCGTAAGTTTACCTTTATGGGAAGGAATGACGAAAGAACTAGTGGAGCAAATTGTAATCTGTTTAGAGCAGAAGGTGGTGTTGGTAGATGAATAG
- a CDS encoding acyltransferase has product MNSFYSQEELKKIGFLSVGKNVLISKKASIYNPGAISIGNHVRIDDFCILSGKITIGSYSHISAYTALYGGEVGIEMHDFANISAKTIVYAVLDDFSGNTLMGPTVPNQYRDVKAEKVILKKHVIIGANSIVFPNVTVGEGTAVGAMSMVKESLDDWYIYAGVPVRKVKPRQKKMLELEIDFLKSIHS; this is encoded by the coding sequence ATGAATAGTTTTTATAGTCAAGAAGAACTAAAGAAAATTGGGTTTTTATCTGTTGGGAAAAATGTATTGATTAGTAAAAAAGCAAGTATATATAATCCGGGTGCTATATCAATTGGTAATCATGTAAGAATTGATGATTTTTGCATTTTAAGTGGCAAAATCACAATTGGAAGTTATTCGCACATATCAGCGTATACAGCGTTATATGGAGGGGAAGTTGGGATTGAAATGCATGATTTTGCAAACATCTCAGCTAAAACAATTGTATATGCAGTACTTGATGATTTCAGTGGAAATACATTAATGGGGCCAACCGTCCCGAATCAATATAGGGATGTGAAAGCAGAAAAAGTTATTTTAAAAAAACATGTGATTATTGGTGCTAATTCTATTGTTTTTCCAAATGTAACTGTAGGAGAAGGTACGGCAGTCGGCGCGATGAGTATGGTAAAAGAGAGTTTAGATGATTGGTATATTTACGCTGGAGTTCCCGTAAGGAAAGTAAAACCTCGTCAAAAAAAGATGCTAGAGTTAGAAATTGATTTTTTAAAAAGCATTCATTCTTAA
- a CDS encoding DUF6376 family protein, with product MKIKSILLVFIVSIGLMGCSIVEEGKNSIDYAQKATDYVNEISAFANDAPALAEKAVNDSEARKELETKLSEIKQDIPAFNELTPPDVAKDLHQQIVGYNEKLNTLIDTAMTKIEEGKVDVEQFKNSELMQTVDQVRDLKDKVQNLGQ from the coding sequence ATGAAAATAAAATCAATTTTATTAGTATTTATAGTTTCAATTGGTTTAATGGGATGTTCAATAGTGGAGGAAGGAAAGAACTCGATAGATTATGCTCAAAAGGCGACAGACTATGTAAATGAAATAAGTGCATTTGCAAATGATGCACCAGCATTAGCAGAAAAGGCCGTTAATGATAGTGAGGCTCGAAAAGAATTAGAAACGAAGCTTAGTGAAATTAAACAAGATATACCCGCATTCAATGAATTAACGCCACCTGATGTAGCAAAGGATCTTCATCAACAAATCGTCGGATATAACGAAAAGTTAAATACGTTAATTGATACGGCGATGACAAAGATAGAAGAAGGGAAAGTGGATGTAGAGCAATTTAAAAACTCAGAGCTTATGCAGACGGTAGATCAAGTTCGAGATTTGAAAGATAAGGTGCAAAATTTAGGTCAATAG
- a CDS encoding EamA family transporter, whose amino-acid sequence MNSYMLLFIFGIILANYSQILLKKATLQQYDSRIKEYVNPYVIIGYSLFVLNAGLNVIAMKGMELKQASALESLSYIIILIFGWYFLGEKITKRKLIGNMIIIVGVIVYCIQ is encoded by the coding sequence ATGAATAGTTATATGTTATTATTTATTTTCGGGATAATTTTAGCTAATTACTCACAAATATTATTAAAAAAAGCTACTTTACAACAATACGATTCTAGAATAAAAGAATATGTGAATCCTTATGTTATTATCGGCTACTCTTTATTTGTACTTAACGCTGGATTAAATGTAATCGCCATGAAGGGCATGGAATTAAAACAAGCATCAGCATTAGAATCCTTAAGTTATATCATCATATTAATTTTCGGTTGGTATTTCCTAGGGGAAAAAATAACGAAACGTAAACTCATCGGTAACATGATTATTATCGTTGGTGTAATCGTTTATTGTATCCAATAG
- a CDS encoding EamA family transporter gives MKPTIKNYVFLHVAFLIYSIIMVYMKWAAQFPIASISFFIAYFGLVVLLFGYAILWQQVIKHFEISKAYSHRGIIILWSMLWSVFLFGDTIQWNHLLGAAIIIVGIVVVTKDE, from the coding sequence ATGAAACCAACTATTAAAAATTATGTATTTTTACATGTAGCTTTTTTGATATATTCTATCATTATGGTTTACATGAAATGGGCAGCTCAATTTCCAATTGCTTCAATCTCATTTTTTATTGCTTATTTCGGACTAGTTGTACTTTTATTCGGATATGCAATTTTATGGCAACAAGTAATTAAACATTTCGAAATTTCAAAAGCATATTCACATCGCGGGATTATTATACTATGGTCAATGCTTTGGTCAGTATTTCTATTTGGAGATACGATTCAGTGGAATCATTTACTTGGTGCAGCTATTATTATCGTCGGAATTGTGGTGGTGACAAAAGATGAATAG
- a CDS encoding S66 family peptidase yields the protein MLLPKSLQYGDTIGIYSPSSPVTYTSLKRFERAKSYLQQKGFHILEGSLTGRYDFYRSGSIQERAEELNALIRNPNISCIMSTIGGMNSNSLLPYIDYDAFLNNPKIMIGYSDATALLLGIYVKTGIPTFYGPALVPSFGEFEPFVNCTYKYFAETLLHDQSLPYHIKQPLFWSDEFINWEKKTKEKELRPNNWISVIDGKATGRIIGGNLNTIQGIFGSPYMPHIQEGDILFIEDSSKDAATIERSFSFLKINGVFDKISGIILGKHEQFDDCGTNRKPFEILLEVLQNQRIPFLADFDCCHTHPMITMPIGVQVELDATNKTIHIVEPWKK from the coding sequence ATGCTACTTCCAAAATCATTGCAATACGGAGACACAATTGGGATCTATTCCCCTTCTTCACCAGTAACTTACACTTCTCTAAAAAGATTTGAACGAGCAAAATCTTACTTACAACAGAAAGGGTTTCATATATTAGAAGGTTCATTAACAGGTCGATATGATTTTTATCGTTCTGGTAGTATACAAGAGCGCGCTGAGGAACTAAATGCCTTGATAAGAAATCCTAATATTTCTTGTATTATGTCAACAATTGGTGGGATGAATTCAAATTCACTATTACCTTATATTGATTATGATGCTTTTCTAAATAACCCTAAAATAATGATTGGATATTCAGATGCAACTGCTTTATTACTAGGAATTTATGTTAAAACAGGAATTCCTACATTTTATGGGCCAGCTCTCGTCCCTTCCTTTGGCGAATTTGAACCTTTTGTTAATTGCACATACAAATATTTTGCAGAAACTTTACTACATGATCAATCTCTTCCTTATCATATAAAACAACCATTATTTTGGTCAGATGAATTTATTAATTGGGAAAAAAAGACGAAGGAGAAAGAACTTCGACCAAACAATTGGATTTCAGTAATTGATGGAAAAGCTACTGGGCGTATTATTGGCGGGAATTTAAACACGATACAAGGAATTTTTGGTAGCCCCTATATGCCACATATTCAAGAGGGCGATATTCTCTTTATTGAGGACAGTTCAAAAGATGCAGCTACTATCGAAAGAAGCTTTTCATTCCTTAAAATTAACGGTGTATTCGATAAAATTTCAGGTATCATTCTTGGAAAACATGAGCAATTTGATGATTGTGGTACAAATCGAAAACCTTTTGAAATACTATTAGAAGTACTTCAAAATCAAAGAATTCCTTTTCTAGCCGACTTCGATTGTTGTCATACACATCCAATGATTACCATGCCTATCGGTGTTCAAGTAGAGTTAGATGCAACAAATAAAACGATACATATTGTAGAACCTTGGAAAAAATGA
- a CDS encoding D-alanyl-D-alanine carboxypeptidase family protein — protein sequence MNRLKWGRMTVLLVIILGVCWFLFQGNQKSVANVEGQPLQVAELPKAGFSEKVVPPKYIPPEINAKAAMIIDASDGDIIYQYNENEAFAPASMSKMMTAYLLLESIHNGKVRWEDPVKMSAKAAQTEGARIPVQVNDTLTVKDLYHALMIESANNSAVALAEHMAKSEKDFVQLMDAKAKQLKMSEHAKFANASGLQEPDGSETKMTAADVAQLAYHLIKDYPEILEVTHLRQSQLAFNNINVISTNDMLNKNNKSLYIEGMDGLKTGFTDSAGYCFTGTAKQGDNRIITVVMGTSSKTKRFTETNKLMSYAFGLVN from the coding sequence ATGAATCGGTTAAAATGGGGAAGGATGACAGTCCTATTAGTCATTATTTTAGGGGTATGTTGGTTCTTATTCCAAGGAAATCAAAAGAGCGTAGCAAATGTAGAGGGACAACCTTTGCAAGTGGCAGAACTACCTAAAGCAGGATTTTCTGAAAAAGTAGTCCCGCCAAAGTACATCCCACCAGAAATTAATGCAAAAGCAGCTATGATTATCGATGCGAGTGATGGAGATATTATTTATCAATATAATGAAAATGAAGCTTTTGCACCGGCTAGTATGTCTAAGATGATGACAGCGTATCTCCTACTAGAGAGTATACATAACGGGAAAGTTCGCTGGGAAGATCCAGTTAAAATGAGTGCGAAGGCGGCACAAACAGAGGGAGCGAGAATCCCAGTACAAGTTAATGACACATTAACTGTTAAAGATTTATATCATGCATTAATGATTGAGTCAGCTAATAATTCAGCTGTGGCTTTAGCAGAACATATGGCAAAATCGGAGAAAGATTTCGTTCAGCTTATGGATGCAAAAGCGAAACAGTTAAAAATGTCGGAACATGCTAAATTTGCAAATGCTTCTGGATTACAAGAGCCAGATGGAAGTGAAACAAAAATGACGGCTGCTGATGTAGCACAATTGGCGTATCATCTTATAAAAGATTATCCGGAAATATTAGAAGTGACTCACTTGCGTCAAAGTCAGCTAGCATTTAATAATATTAATGTTATAAGCACAAACGACATGTTAAACAAAAATAATAAAAGTTTATATATAGAAGGAATGGACGGACTAAAAACAGGATTTACAGATAGTGCAGGATATTGTTTTACTGGGACTGCCAAGCAAGGTGATAACAGAATTATTACAGTAGTCATGGGGACCTCAAGTAAAACAAAACGTTTTACAGAGACGAATAAGTTAATGTCGTATGCATTTGGATTAGTTAATTAA
- a CDS encoding nitroreductase family protein: MMAKDFYSAIEDRRSIYAISKEQVVSDEKIQEVIYHAVKHTPSAFNSQSARVVVLLGEQHDKLWDITKETLRKIVPENNFAPTEEKMNAFKSGYGTVLYFEDSEVVEGLQANFALYKDNFPTWSQQSSGMLQFAIWTALEIEGFGATLQHYNPLIDEEVRKEWDVPGNWKLTAQMPFGKPVVQAGEKEFQSLENRVKIYK; encoded by the coding sequence ATGATGGCAAAAGATTTTTACTCAGCAATTGAAGACAGAAGATCTATTTATGCAATTAGTAAAGAGCAAGTAGTTTCTGATGAGAAAATTCAAGAAGTGATTTATCATGCTGTAAAACATACACCTTCAGCTTTTAATTCTCAAAGTGCTCGTGTTGTTGTTTTATTAGGAGAACAACATGATAAATTATGGGATATTACGAAAGAAACGTTAAGAAAAATTGTACCTGAAAATAACTTTGCACCTACTGAAGAAAAAATGAATGCATTTAAAAGTGGTTATGGGACGGTTTTATATTTTGAAGACAGTGAAGTAGTGGAAGGCCTTCAAGCAAACTTTGCATTATATAAAGATAATTTCCCAACTTGGTCTCAGCAATCATCAGGAATGTTACAATTTGCAATTTGGACAGCTTTAGAAATTGAAGGGTTTGGTGCTACGTTACAGCATTACAATCCGCTAATTGATGAAGAAGTGAGAAAAGAGTGGGATGTTCCAGGAAATTGGAAACTCACTGCGCAAATGCCATTTGGTAAACCGGTAGTACAGGCTGGTGAAAAAGAATTCCAATCGTTAGAAAACCGTGTAAAAATTTATAAATAA